In Lachnospiraceae bacterium, the DNA window CATGATTCAGGACCGTGTTTATTCATAACGTATATATTGTAACACAGAAAAGACTGGCTCACCAGTACCAATCATAAGAAAATTGGTTACAATTCAGCCATCAATGTCATTTAGGTAGCGATAAAGTGAGGAACGTTCATAAAAATAAAGCATTAGTCATATTCCTGTAGCTACAATCCGGTTGAAATCAAGGGATTTTTCCAATGCTTCTTATTCCAAATTTTTTCTTTTATCGTTCCAATTTTTCGTGACTTTTATGAATTGCCAATTTTCCATCTTTCTTATAAAATTTATGTTTGAGATTTTTTGATCAATTCCATGTGATTTCGGATTCAGCTATACTTGTTTGATTTGTAAAAGAAGGGAGACTGCTTTATGAGTCAATCTGCAAAACAATCTACCATTAAAGATATGACAACTGGAAGCCCAGCTAAATTGATTTTTGGATTCGCCATTCCCATGCTGATGGGGCTTTTGTTTCAGCAATTTTACAGCATGGTTGATACCATTATTGTAGGAAAGTTTCTGGGCGTGGATGCCCTGGCTTCCGTTGGCTCCACAGCTGCCATCAACTTTATGATTAATGGCTTTGTAATCGGTGTATGCACCGGATTCTCCATTCCGGTTGCTCAGCGGTTCGGCGCCCAGGATTATAAGAACATGCGGCGTTTCGTTGCCAATGCCGGATGGCTGGCATCTTTTTTCGCTGTGGTTATGACCGTAATCGTCTGTCTGCTGACCCGTCAGATTCTTGTCTGGATGCAGACACCGGACAATATCATCGACGGTGCCTACAGCTATATCTTCTTTGTGTTTGCCGGTATTCCGGCCACGTATCTGTACAATACCTTAGCCGGTATCATCCGTGCATTGGGAGACTCCAGGACACCTGTTTATTTTCTGATTTTATCCAGTCTCTTTAATATCGTACTGGATCTGTTTTTCATCGTACAGATAGGAACCGGAACAGCCGGTGCTGCTTATGCTACGGTGATTGCACAGGCTGTTTCAGGCATTCTCTGCCTGATTTATATGAAGAAGAAATTCGATATTTTAAAAATGCATCGGGAGGAAACACGAATCAGTACCTACCACCTCTATCGTCTCTGCATGATGGGTATTCCGATGGGACTTCAGTACTCCATCACCGCCATCGGTTCGGTGGTAATCCAGACCGCCATCAACTCTCTCGGTTCCATTGCGGTTGCCTCGGTTACTGCCGGTCAGAAGATCGGTATGTTCTTCTGCTGCCCCTTTGATGCACTGGGAGGCACAATGGCAACCTATGCCGGACAGAATGCCGGTGCCGGGAAAACTGACCGTATCCGCCAGGGAGTTCGTTCTGCAACCTTCATTGGAAGCATCTACTCGGTTCTGGCATGCATTGTCCTGACCCTGTTCGGCGGTGTGATCCCACTGCTCTTTGTAGATGCTTCGGAGACAGTTGTAATTCATCAGGCTCACCAGTTTTTAACCTTTAATTCTCTGTTTTATATTCCGCTTACCATCGTCAATGTATGGCGTTTTACCATTCAGGGAATGGGCTACAGTCTTCTTGCCATTCTCGCCGGTGTCTGCGAGATGATCGCCCGGGCTTTGGTTGGATTTGCACTGGTTCCCATCTTCGGCTATATTATCATATGCTTTGCTTCTCCTCTTGCGTGGCTTATGGCAGACGCCTTTCTGATTCCGGCCTTTTACTATTGCCTGCGGAACCTGTTGAAAGCACAGGAAATGCTTGAATAAATGAATCTATAAAGTCAAAAGCAGGTCTGAAATTGATATTGCTCCTATTTCATACCTGCTCTTTTATTGTTTCTTTCCTTCCTTTTATTTACCAAACAGACAAACTGGAAGAGTTTCTTGAAGCTCTGTTTTAAATTTTCCGAAGTCTTCTGCAATGCCTTAATTAATCTTTACATTTCTTACTGTTCTGTTACCTGCCTTACTTTATGCTGGCTTTTCTGAGATAATATAGCCTGATATGCAGAAACAAATAACTGAAAGGAATTTTCCAATATGAAAAAAACGATTACTTCTCTTCTGATTCTTACCATGGCTGTCTCTCTGGCAGGCTGCGGCAGTAAGCCGGCAAATGACCCACCTAAGCCCCAGGGAACTGTGATTGAATCGGCAGTTGATTTTTATACAGAGGTTTGGGATGCCTTTGGCGAAGATAAGCAGTTTCCAGCTGTAGGCGGTAATGCAGAGCATGAGGCGGAGGCTCCGGCAAAATTCCTGGTCTGGATGCTGACAGGCTTTTGGCATGGTGCCGCCTGGAATTTCGTGATCTAGGGTCTTTATTTTGCCCTGCTGCTGATTTTGGAAAAGGTCTTTCTCCTAAACCATCTGAAAAAAAGCCGCATGTTAAGCCATATCTACGTATTTACTGCTGTCGTGGTCAGTTTTGTGTTTTTTGATGCTGTTAATATGTCCCAGGCATTTTCATATATAAAAGCCATGTTTGGAGCAGACGCATATCCGTTGGTTTCAGCTGAGTTCAGCTACTATTTCCGCAGCTATTTTGTGGTTCTGGTAATTGCTTTCCTTGGTGCAACACCTATTCCAAAATCCTTTTGCAAGGGGATTCAGCGATGGAAAGCAGGTGCGGCGGTTATGGCATTGGCTGAACCTGTGGTTCTTTCTGCCCTGCTGCTTGTTTGCACGGCCTATCTGGTAGATGGCTCTTTTAACCCATTCCTTTATTTCAGGTTCTAGGAATATCCAGTTTCAGGAAGGAATGACAGATGAACGAATATAAACGTATAAAAAGTATAACGAACATGAACCGCATATTGACTGTGGTTGTACCGGGTCTCAGCTTTATAAGTCTTACATTGGCATCCTGGCTGCTGCCCTCCAGGGATTTTTCCGACAGCGAACGTCGAAAGCTTGCCCAGCGTCCGGCACTTTCCCTGGAGGGCATATCCGACGGAAGCTTTATGACAGGTTTTGAGAAATATACCCTGGATCAATTTCCGCTGCGAAATCAGTTCCGTACGCTGAAAGCTTACACAATCTACCATGTGTTCGGCCAGCTTGATAATTATGATATTTATATAAAGGACGGATATGCCGCAAAACTTGAATACCCATTGCATACGGATTCTCTGGAACATGCAACGGACCGATTTGAATATATCTATGAGAAGTATTTAATGGACAAGAAAATGGATATCTATCTCTCTATTGTACCGGATAAAAGCTATTTTCTTGCTGAGAAATATGGATACCTCTCCATGGACTATAAGGAACTGTGCCATATAATGCAAAATAGCATGGATTATGCTAACTATATTGATATTACAAAAACACTGGATATTACGGATTACTACAAGACGGACACCCACTGGCGTCAGGAGAAGCTTCCAGAGACAGCCGCGGTCCTTGCTGAAAGCATGGGTGCTTCTATCTCTGGAAACTATACAGAATGTGCACTGGATGTACCTTTTTATGGTGTATATTATGGTCAGTCAGCGCTCCCGCTGCCGCCGGAGACACTGTATTATCTGTCCAATGATGCATTAGATGACTGTATCGTAACAAATCATGAAGATCAGACAGTGGGCGGCATCTATAATATAGAAAAGAAATCCGGTAAGGATCCTTATGAAATCTTTCTTTCCGGTCCCTGTTCCCTTATCACCATTGAGAATCCCAACTACAAATCAGACAGGGAACTTATCATCTTTCGTGATTCCTTTGGCAGCAGTATTGCTCCTCTTCTGGCAGAAGGGTATGCAAAGATTACATTGGTTGATATCCGGTATCTGCGAGCGGATTTACTTGACCGTTTTATAGAATTCAAAAATCAGGATGTGCTGTTTCTGTATAGTACATCGGTGCTAAATCACAGTGAGACTTTAACCTAAAATGTTGGAATCAAAAACCCTTTTCTATCATATTAAGTGAAAATTCCCCAGTTCCTTAAGATTGAGTGGTTGGGGAATCCTTTTTTTCAAAATATATCTCATAATAGTCTTATGAATATCTTACAGAAAATTTTTACAAACCATTATGAAGACATAAAATACACGCTCCATCCCAGGAACACTGAAATAGCAGAAAACCTCTCACAAGTGGAATTTTCTCTGATCTTTGGATTCCCGGAAAATGAAGAATGAATGTCTGGATAGAGTTGGTGTGATTTTTTTACACCGGCTCTATTTTTTATGGTAGAATAATAGATAATTCAGAAGATTTCAGTGAGGTGTATCATGCTTTTGTGGTCAATACAGCATAAACGTGCATATGAAAAAATGGAACAAACCGGAGTGCTCAGGGCAGACAAAAATTTCATTGCGACGGATTGGTTTGAAAATTCTTATCTGTGGATGGCAGAGCAAATGAAAAAGCGTATAGGTGAACCACCAGAAGGCGTTATATTCCCCGTGTGGGCCTTGGTACCAGTGGGAAGGCATGCGGAAACGACCGGATATGCGTGTGCATGGACGTAATTGGGGAGAAAAAGGTACACCTGTTGTTTTACTGACGATTGAGATCCCGGACAACCTAGTTTTGCTTTCTGATTTTGATTACTGGCACTGTGTCCTAAACGATGGCGAAATTATTTTTCCTATTGACGATTCAGCGGTATATTCTGAAGAAGAAAAACGGAAAAGCTGGGAAAATATTTTTGATATCAGCTGCTCTTTTGAAGGTGAAGTACATCCCCATCTTAGTACCCAGGCAACCATGTGGGAAATAAAAAGAAAATGGGTGAAAAAAGCTGAATATTTTGTAGCACGATAAATCAGAATTTGATGGAGGAACGATTATGAATAAAAAGAAAAAAATAACCATATTGGTATGCACTCTTTTTATGGTGTTTAGTTTAGGGGCTTGTGGAAAAACAAAAGAAGATGCAACTGTCGTAACACAGCAGGAAAGCAGCCTACAGATTGAAAGTATGGATGAGGAGACGACATCAGAAGAATCCACCACTTTTAATAACGATGAAGAAGATGATATAGAGCTAAAAGCTACAATTGAAATAGATTTCACCTATGATTACACAGAAGATATCAAAGCGGATGTTGCCTATGTGGCATCAAATTCATCTTCTCTTCAGGAGGAATTAAAGAATATCGATACAATTACCCAAAAATACACCTTGCTGGCAGAGTCTGCGCAGACTCAAGGAGAGATGAATGTGGCATCTCAATGGCTTTATGTGATTTGGGATACGGAACTGAATAATCTTTGGAGCAGATTCAGTAGCTTGGCAAATCAGGATACTAAAGAAATGGTTCTTGAAGAACAGAGAAACTGGATTGCTATGAAAGAAGAAGTAACATTAATGAGCCTTGGTTCTCAGGAGGAAAATGGCAGTATGTATCCTATGCTTGTAAATTCCCTTTGGGAAGAAAAAACCAAGAACAGGGCTTATTTCATTGCAAATGAGCTGGCACAGATTGAGGGAGAATCTTTTGCCATGCCGGAAGCATCTACAAAGTACGGTTTGTTTGTCGATAACCAGGGAACCGATGCCGTGTACAGTTCACTAATCACTCAACAAAGCTGGGAGGGAGAAGATGAGGCGATCATTTCTGTCTATAGGCTGGGTGAAATAGAAGGAAGTTTTATTGATAATGGAAATGGAAACCTTGATTTCACATCGGATGACGGCAGCATTAAGGGAACTATCCAAATCAACGGATGGAATGGAGCAACTTTTGAAGTCACGGAAACAATAGGAGCAGTTCCATTCTCTGTAGGGGAGAAATTTGAGTTTTCTTTCGCATTTTAGTTTAAAAGATGGTGATTTAAAATTATGCGAAAGTAGCCATCCCGATGACTTGTCCAATTTGTAGAAAATGGAAACTTCCAGTTTGTAATACCCGCATTTTTGAACATATCACTGTAGTAATTTGCTAGTTCAACGCTATTTGTATGATAGATTATCTGATCGAAAGCAGAGTTGTACTTTTGAGCCTGATTTAGCATCTTTCGTTGTTCAGCCAAAGCCCACGGTTTGGTACCATTAGGGCTTAGAGGATTTCGAAGTGAAGCTGCCCAATCATCAACATACTTTGCTTCTATTGCAGTGTTTTTTCCACCAATTTGCACTACATTATCAGCAACACCATCAACCCACTGCCCATCTACAAGAGCCTCGTACTGACGTTGTCTAAAAGGCACATCACCATAAAGATCTCGTACTGCTGTTTCATAGCTTTGCCCATAATCAAGGGCAGCTTTTCGTCATCATAGCCAGGATACCCGCAGAAATATTGAAGATATGGGTTTTCCTGGATCTGGAGCGCGGTTTCCTCGTCAGAATAGCCATACTCCGCCTGAATGATGCAGACCTCCAAGGCCAGACGCAGCGGCTTGACCACATTGCCTTTCCGGTTGGTGAATAGTGCGGCGTAGCGCTTCTCGATCTCCAGTCAGGGGATCGTCTGGGCTTTCTTTACCCAACGGTTGCTTTCCTTCAGATTCATATCCACCGGCTGTTTGAAATCCGCCAAGCTGATCTGGCCATTGCTGTAACGATACATAGTTGCCCTCCAGGTGCAAGATTTTTGCTGGATTTTTGCCAGTTCCCTTGCTCCTATTATACCACGGATTGGCTTCTATGGATTGAAATATAAGGCTTTTTCTATTATTCAGTGCACATTAAATACGCGGAACCCCCTTCGCCATGATCCGGTTTGGGTAACGGCGCATGACAAACGCGCGCGGACACGCAAAATGAGGGCGAAAGGGACCGCCCCGCTTTTCCCTTCTTGACAGCGATGGATCAGCCTTAACCGGTGCCCGGGATATGGAGATCCTCAGCGGCCAGATCCTCCTTGGCGTTCGCGAAGGACAGCAGCGTTACAAACGTCAGCAGCAAAGCAATCGCTTTTTTCATGATGTTCTCTCCCCTTCTCGGTTTCAACCGGAGCGTTTGTTCCCACAAGGTCTTGTCGAGGAAGGGCGGTCCGGCAGTGGTCTTGCCCACGATCAGTTAAGCTTTTGTCCTGTATTCCGTGCTCCGGCTTAAATCCGGACCCTTTTCTGTCGATAATAAGGATATGAAAAACATTTTTCTGTCGATAATAAGGATATGAAAAACATTTAGACAGGAGGTTCCGCAATGAAAATTCAAGATGCGAAGAAGGCATACGCCGCGCAGATAGATACGCTGTGGACACGGAAACGCGACCTATCGCAGGCGCTCAAAAATTGCCAGCAGGGCGGCGCGCCCAATGTGGATCGTGTGGAGATCTCCCGTGAGCTGTCCGCCGTGGACGCGCAATACAACGAGGCCCAGGGCGTGATGGAGAGCATCATCGAGCGGGAGACTGCCATCCACAACGCCGAGGTTGCAAAGCAGCAGGGCAATGCTCTATCGAAGGCCGCAGAGGAGATGGGCAAGATGCTGGAGATCTACCACCGCATCGCCTCCGGCGGCCAAGTCCCTCCGGAGGATGAACAGCGGCTGATGGAATACAACCACGAGCTTTACATGGCGGCTAAGACCGCGGCCATGCTGCAAGAGGGAGACGGCGAGAAGTACGACTCCCTCTTTGAGGACGAGGAGGAAAAAAACGGCGAAGAAAAGACCGCCAGCGAGATCGCGGGCGAGGCGGAGATCTCCGTCCCCGGCGGAGGCGGGGACGCCGGTCTCGACATCGCCTCGGAGTGATGGCTATACCGCTCCTCCGTTTCTTTTTTAGGACAGCAAAAAAGGGCACAAAACCGCCCTTTACGGTTTTGTGCCCCCGTTGAGTTACCTGAGAGATTCCCTCCGCTTTGGGAGGTTGCACCTTCGGTGGTCGGGCGCTGCCGCCCGGCCTTTTCGGAGCGTCGTCCGAAACCGGTCCTTTTGCCTGGGAGCTTCTGCGTTCCCCTTCGGCATCGCCTGAGCGATCTCTCCCGATTTCATCGTCCGATCAATATAAAATTATGGCAGAGGAAATTGATTCCTCTGCCACGGTCGTATCATCTAAAATGTGAAGTGTCAAGGCTAAATTCCTGGGGCCCCGGTGTGAAAAAGTCCGACTGCAATTTGCAGTCGGGCTTTTCAAGCATCATTCCATTGTCTTTACCGGCAGCCAAGCTGTAAGATCCTTCGGCAAGCTCGGCCATCCAGCTGCCGCGCTTGCCCAGCAGTACCCTATCTCGCTACGGCAGCCTGTTTTCCGGGAGAACGTTACAGCTCCGTATATTCTGTCTCCGATCCGACTACGCGCCAGGCTCCGGCGTAATGTCGTACCAGGTTTTTCCGCCGTCCGTCGTCCGATAAACCTTTTCGGTGTTTACATAATGTCCACTGAACAAGTGCCCAATTTTTGTTCTGAGCCAGAATCTCCAGAAGATATGCGAGCATTCTCAAAAGAGCGCGCTGAATCTTGCGGAGATTCAGCACCGGAACGGATATGGAGATTGCCATCCGGATCCCCGGCAAGGATGCAGACTCCGTTCTGAACGCCATGCAGTCACTCAGGGAAGAATTCGGAGACAAGTTCTCACAGGTCTTCAAGAGCATTACCGTGGACAACGGCTCGGAGTTCTCTGCGTTCAGTCAGGTCGAGAACTGGGGCTGTGCAGTCTACTTTGCACATCCCTATACTTCGTGGGAACGTCCCCAAAACGAACGCCACAACGGGCTGTTTCGAACCTTCGTTCCGATTGACGAGTTCCTCGACTCTGTTTACGCAGCCGAAGGCTGCGGCAGCATCGCCCAGGACGGAAGCCAGCGGCTTCCATCCTGACCGACGCTCTGATTAACTAATTTCTACCGTGCATGTGTCCAGCTTGCACTTGCAATTTGCGAATTATTTTCCATTAAGTCAAAAAATGCTTTAATAGAATCACATACCCAAACTGGATTCTCCACATCATCACAATATATCATAAATTTCATTGATATAACACCCCGCTTTTTGCCAGTATCTGCTGAAAAGTTCAGTTTTGAATATCTCCGCAAATCTCACAAAATCCCGCTATTTAGTAACAAATTAGTAACACCCGGTTACTGCTTATTCAGGACACGTTCAGAAACAAAACCAGTGTATTTCACACCCTTGTATGTTACCTGAACATAAAGCCATTTTACACCCTGATATTCAGAATAGTAACCGTAGCACCTCACTTCTGTCCCCTGTTCTAACACAACCATTGATACGTTCTGTTTTCCCGCACCGTTACGCATATGACAATCAGTGCTTGTTTTATATGTTCCGGCAACGGCAGATGACTTTTTCTGTGCAGATGACTTTGCGGTTTTTGAAGTAACTGGTGCAGCACTCTGACCGTTGCTTCAAGTTTGGCTGCTTCACCTGATGTTGCAAAATCACCGGGGTCAAAACCGTTCTGAATACAACAACCACGAACCAAGGAAGAACAGTCTGCTTCTGTCTTTTCTTTGATTGCTTTCATGCTGCCGTATTTTCTGACCATCTTAATGACACCATAACGGTTAGACTGATCGTAACCGATATGGTTATTTGCACACGCATCTGACATTGCAGATGCAAGACCATTTGCAAGTGCAATAGTCTTTGGTCTTAAAACATACCAACCCTTGCTGTGCAAATAATACGGCTGTGTACTTACTTCCCTACCGTTGTTGTCACCCAACGCACCGCCGGAAATCTTGCCGTTTTCATCAATTCTTGCTGAACCTACTACTAAACCCATAATTATTCACCCTCACTTTCTGTCTTTTTCTGTAAAATATCAATAGCCTTGGTGATGACTGCCGGGAGTGGTAAACCCATAAGACCCGCATTTTCCACAAGGGAGATTGTTTCATTGGCAATGAACGCAATAATTACTGCATCCCTGATGTAATTTGTGCCAATGACAAGATCAAGGCGGTACGCAACCAGTACAAAAATCAGGGTCATGCACTTTCTGCAAAGACCTTTCCACCCCGCCTTACTTTCAAGTGAACCTGTGTCTGTCTTGGGACTGTTCTTGAACACCCCCGCAACAATCAGTCCTGAAATATAATCAAGACCCATGAAGATCAGAAGGGTTGCAAGTCCCGCATCCCAACCACCAAAAAAAGATGCGATTGCTGAACCAATCACACCTAATACACTGCAAATAGTCTGTTTCATTTTCTCTGTCCTTTCTGAACATAAAAACAACCGCTTGTGACCTCATATAAGGGTCATATAGCGGTTGTTTTTGTTCCTGTGATAATTTCCTTGTCTGTTGATTACTCTGCTAATTCAGGGCAATCAAGGTCAATCAGAACTTCCTTCACTTTGTCCTTGATTTTCTCAGGTACATCAGCAAAGGTTTTCTTGCCCTTAATGATAAGGGTTGCATAGATCACTGCCATAAATTCCACATCCTTTCTGAATAAAATTTTTATGATGAACTGAAACAACATCAGTTACCACCTTCTGCCAGTTCCGGGTGTCCTTCATCAATAAGCACCTGTTTGACTTCATCCCTGATTTTGTCAGGAACATCATTGATTGACTTCTTACCCTTGATGATAAGTGCTGCATAAATGTTTGCCATATTCTCACCCCCTTCCTTATGCCATCATTTCATAGATTTCACACATGGCTTCCTGTGCCTGTGTCATCTGATCTTCCAAAGATGCGTTCCTGTCATCAATCATTTTGATGTATTCATCCTTGGTGTACTGGGTCAGGTCATATTCATAACCAGTGAACCCCGGCTGTTCATCTGTCCCGGCTTCTGTGACCGGGGTGATGTTCTCTGCAATCCAAACTGAATAGTCATCAATGACCTTCTGTTCAGGCTGCTTTGTACTGCGTACTTTTCCGTACTCTTTCATGCTTTTTACCACCTTTCTTGATATGATTTTTATAGTACCTATCAGCATAAGGCTGAATTGGTTCAATATATTTTTCAGACAATCGGCTGCTATCACAATATTTCAACCAACCCTTATAGGAATTGATTGCACACCATTCTGAATAGTTCATTTCCTGACCGCTTATGTTGTAAATAATATTCTTTAAGTATTGTCGGAAAATTAATATTATACTTATTCTCAATTTCCAATACCTCACAACTTGAAATATGGGTGTTTTCACTTTTTTCTTTTACAAATCCGTACATCTATTTATCTCCTTTTCTCGTTATATGTCGGTCCGTTAACACTATCATACTGTGCACAACCTCCCGAATGTGGTTTCGATGCATTATGTGCTTCATCCATTACTAATTCCATTGTAATTGTATTTTTTTCAACATTATAATCATCCAAATGATGCCACACATAACCATTTGGTGTTTCTAAGGCAATACCGCACAACTGCTACGATACGCATTACCGGGCGGCCATTTTGTAAGAATCAATTAGGTCGCCCGTGCTTTTGCTCGCAGGAGCGCACTGATTCAAGCTGCCAGGCAGGGTCTGTCAGCCAGAATCAGATTCGCTAACGCGAACATGATATTGAATTTGGCTCTCTGCTTTTCGAGCCCTCGGTATCGTGCTTTTCGGAAACGCAGCTGTTTCTTGACGACACCGAATACGTGCTCCACTTTGGCACGGACAGAGGACTTTGCGTGTTCTGCTTTCTTTGCGGCATACTGACCGCTTTTGCTCAGCTTTTTCACTTCTCTGACTCCGCAGTGTCACATAGCACTCGCCATATCGCATTACATGATATTGCCTTCCGCACCAGTTAAGACGTCGACCGACTGAAGTTAACGTTTCGAAGCTCAATCACTATTCAACCTTGCTTTCTTGCTGTCTACGCTTGTCAGATGCCGTTACCGGCATCATCCCAAGACTCGCTATTATCTGGTTGGCTAAACCTTGGATAAACCGGAATCCCACCGGCTTGACTACACACCCTTAGCTGGGCGCACAACTGGAATTTTGTGTTTCCCATTTGACTTATAAATATTTGCTTGCTTCTCTGATGCTCAATTTATCCATCTTGTCTTTATGAGTTTCAACAAAATTTCTTAGCCAATCCGGATTTGTCTTAGAATAATCTCTCAGACTCCAACCGATGGCTTTGTTGATAAAGAACTCTGAACTGCCGAAGTTATTCACTAATATTTTTTCAAGCAATTCCGTATTTGTTCTCTCTTTCCTACAAAGCTGGTGGTCAATAGCAATTCGGCGTACCCAAAAATCTTCATCTGTTGACCACTCCAACATTAGGTCATTTATTCGTTCATCTGTAAAAGCTATATTCCCGACAATTCTATCAAGTCCGTCTATTGTGTCCCACCATTGATTTGTTTTGATATATTTTTCTATATGAGGTACATCATCGAATTTTAAAAACTTCTGCATTGCCACAAGATAATTCATCACAAAATAATGAAATTCTCTATGTTCATCTACATAACATCTGTCAAGTAAATCCCAGTCAATTATTTTTTTGCGTTTCTCAGATTTCAGAAAAT includes these proteins:
- a CDS encoding DUF3841 domain-containing protein — encoded protein: MRKRPDMRVHGRNWGEKGTPVVLLTIEIPDNLVLLSDFDYWHCVLNDGEIIFPIDDSAVYSEEEKRKSWENIFDISCSFEGEVHPHLSTQATMWEIKRKWVKKAEYFVAR
- a CDS encoding MATE family efflux transporter produces the protein MSQSAKQSTIKDMTTGSPAKLIFGFAIPMLMGLLFQQFYSMVDTIIVGKFLGVDALASVGSTAAINFMINGFVIGVCTGFSIPVAQRFGAQDYKNMRRFVANAGWLASFFAVVMTVIVCLLTRQILVWMQTPDNIIDGAYSYIFFVFAGIPATYLYNTLAGIIRALGDSRTPVYFLILSSLFNIVLDLFFIVQIGTGTAGAAYATVIAQAVSGILCLIYMKKKFDILKMHREETRISTYHLYRLCMMGIPMGLQYSITAIGSVVIQTAINSLGSIAVASVTAGQKIGMFFCCPFDALGGTMATYAGQNAGAGKTDRIRQGVRSATFIGSIYSVLACIVLTLFGGVIPLLFVDASETVVIHQAHQFLTFNSLFYIPLTIVNVWRFTIQGMGYSLLAILAGVCEMIARALVGFALVPIFGYIIICFASPLAWLMADAFLIPAFYYCLRNLLKAQEMLE
- a CDS encoding CD1375 family protein, with translation MLFQFIIKILFRKDVEFMAVIYATLIIKGKKTFADVPEKIKDKVKEVLIDLDCPELAE
- a CDS encoding DUF3841 domain-containing protein; translated protein: MEQTGVLRADKNFIATDWFENSYLWMAEQMKKRIGEPPEGVIFPVWALVPVGRHAETTGYACAWT
- a CDS encoding DNA alkylation repair protein; this encodes MEMDIYLELKEKFEANRDDENAVKMAAYMRNLFSFYGLSTPKRKAIYKDFLKSEKRKKIIDWDLLDRCYVDEHREFHYFVMNYLVAMQKFLKFDDVPHIEKYIKTNQWWDTIDGLDRIVGNIAFTDERINDLMLEWSTDEDFWVRRIAIDHQLCRKERTNTELLEKILVNNFGSSEFFINKAIGWSLRDYSKTNPDWLRNFVETHKDKMDKLSIREASKYL
- a CDS encoding DHHW family protein codes for the protein MNEYKRIKSITNMNRILTVVVPGLSFISLTLASWLLPSRDFSDSERRKLAQRPALSLEGISDGSFMTGFEKYTLDQFPLRNQFRTLKAYTIYHVFGQLDNYDIYIKDGYAAKLEYPLHTDSLEHATDRFEYIYEKYLMDKKMDIYLSIVPDKSYFLAEKYGYLSMDYKELCHIMQNSMDYANYIDITKTLDITDYYKTDTHWRQEKLPETAAVLAESMGASISGNYTECALDVPFYGVYYGQSALPLPPETLYYLSNDALDDCIVTNHEDQTVGGIYNIEKKSGKDPYEIFLSGPCSLITIENPNYKSDRELIIFRDSFGSSIAPLLAEGYAKITLVDIRYLRADLLDRFIEFKNQDVLFLYSTSVLNHSETLT
- a CDS encoding phage holin family protein, with amino-acid sequence MKQTICSVLGVIGSAIASFFGGWDAGLATLLIFMGLDYISGLIVAGVFKNSPKTDTGSLESKAGWKGLCRKCMTLIFVLVAYRLDLVIGTNYIRDAVIIAFIANETISLVENAGLMGLPLPAVITKAIDILQKKTESEGE
- a CDS encoding transposase, which codes for MVKPLRLALEVCIIQAEYGYSDEETALQIQENPYLQYFCGYPGYDDEKLPLIMGKAMKQQYEIFMVMCLLDNVSTRLL
- a CDS encoding DUF1311 domain-containing protein — translated: MNKKKKITILVCTLFMVFSLGACGKTKEDATVVTQQESSLQIESMDEETTSEESTTFNNDEEDDIELKATIEIDFTYDYTEDIKADVAYVASNSSSLQEELKNIDTITQKYTLLAESAQTQGEMNVASQWLYVIWDTELNNLWSRFSSLANQDTKEMVLEEQRNWIAMKEEVTLMSLGSQEENGSMYPMLVNSLWEEKTKNRAYFIANELAQIEGESFAMPEASTKYGLFVDNQGTDAVYSSLITQQSWEGEDEAIISVYRLGEIEGSFIDNGNGNLDFTSDDGSIKGTIQINGWNGATFEVTETIGAVPFSVGEKFEFSFAF